In Bradyrhizobium guangdongense, the sequence CCAGGAACACCGTGAGCGCGCCAAGCTCCTCGACCGTGGCGAAGCGCTTGTTCGGCTGCTGCGGGAGCAAGACATCACGGATCACCTGATCGCGGGAAATGCCGTGCGCGGTGGCCTGCCCGTCGATCTGCGCCTCGACCAGCGGCGTGTAGACGTAACCGGGGCAGATCGCGTTACAGGTGATGCCCTCTTCCGCGGTCTCCAGCGCCGTCACCTTGGTCAGGCCGACGATGCCGTGCTTGGCGGCGACATAGGCCGCCTTGAACGGCGAACCGACCAGGCCGTGCGCGGATGCGACATTGACGATGCGGCCAAAGCCGTTCCGGCGCATCGCCGTCAGTGCGAGCCGTGTCGTGTGAAAAGCCGACGACAGGTTGATCGCAAGGATCTGGTCCCATTTCTCGACCGGAAACTGGTCCAGCGGCGCGACATGCTGGATGCCCGCATTGTTGACGAGGATGTCGAGCCGGCCGGACTCGGCGATGGTGGCTGCGATCATCTCGGCGATCGATTTCGGCCTCGTCATGTCGGCCGGCGAATAGCTCGCCTTGACGCCGAATTCGGCAGCGATCTGCTCGCGCGTCCGGCCGATTTCGCTGACGACACCAAGGCCATTGAGCACAATGTCGGCGCCGGCGGCAGCCAGCGCCCGCGCGATGCCGAGGCCGATTCCGCTGGTCGATCCGGTGATCAATGCCACCTTGCCGGCGAGCACGCGTGACGAAGCGGACGCCTGCGTCTTGATCGGGACATTCATGATCCAAACCTCTTCGGGGCAAACAGCCGGCGCGGGTCAGCGCCGTGGTCAGGCCGAAATGTGCCGGATCATCCAATCCTGTGAAAATGCCGGTTGGCTTCCGAGTCCATACGTCCGCGCTATCGCAGCCGGGATGTCATTCCCGGCGCCGATGGGCTAGATTTTCGTCGATCCTGCTGGGGAGCCGAACCATGGAAATGCATCAGGTCCGCTACTTCCTCGCCGTGGCGCAGCTCTTGAACTTCACGCGCGCCGCCGAGGAATGCAACGTGACGCAGCCGTCGCTGACGCGCGCGATCAAGCAGCTCGAGGCCGAGCTCGGCGGCGACCTGTTTCGCCGCGAGCGCCCGGCCGCCCAATTGACCGAGCTCGGCCAGCGCATGCATCCGCTGCTCAAGCAGTGCTATGACGCCGCCGCCGGCGCCCGTTCGCTTGCCTCCTCATTCAAGAGCGGCGAGATCGGTGCGCTGCGTATCGCGCTGACGCATTCGGTCGACCTTGCGTTGCTGATACCGCACCTCAACGAGATCAAACGACAGTTCAACCGGCTCGAATTCCGATTCCTGCGCGGCTCGAGCAGAGATGTCGGCGACTTCCTGAAGAAGGGGGAGGCGGAGCTCGGTATCGCGGCCGAGATCGACGAGGCCTGGGACCGGCTCGATACCTGGCCACTCTTCACCGAAGGCTTCGAGCTCGTCGTCAGCAGCGGACACCGGCTGGCCGGCCGCAGCAACATATCGGTGGAGGATTTGCGCTCCGAACAATTGCTGAGCCGGACCTTCTGCGAGCATTCCGGCCGCATCTCTGCCAGCCTGCGCGAGCATGGCATTGATCACGGCCACGAGATATCGAGCGAGCGCGATCTGATCGAGCTGGTCGAAGCCGACATCGGCGTTGCCATGGTCCCCCACACCTCGCCCGTGCCGGAAACGCTGACCCGCGCCGCGGTCACAGGGCTCGACGCCCGCCGCACCGTGAGCCTCTACGGTGTGGCTGGACGCCAGCGCACGGCGGTGGCCAATGCCGTGATGCGGATGCTGCGCGGCGCGGACTGGCGAGCGGTTGCCGGCTGAATTCGCTTGAGGAGCGTGCAGGTCGCGTCAGCGATCGGCGCTTGCGCTTTCGAGCGCTGCAAGCAGATCGTCGATCTCCATGCGCTTGCGGAAATCCGGATCGACGAAGCGGGCCTTGACGATGCCGTCGCGGCCGACCACGAACACGGCCGGGATCGGCAGCATCCAGCCGTCATTGCCGTGAAATTTCGCCATGTCTTGATAGGACAGCAAGTTCTGGATCTCGGCGCCGAGCCAGATCGCCAGATTCAACGACAGCGCGTAGCCGTTATCGAGATCGGTCAGGATCGGGAATGGCGCAGCGGAATCGACCTTGAGTTGCCGTGTATATTCCTGGGTTTCCGGCACGATGGCGACGATCCGCGCTCCCATGGCCTCGATGCGATCGAGCGCCTGAACCACGGCACGGACGTTGAGCCGGCAATAAGGACACCAGTGCCCACGGAAGAACATCACCGCGACCGGCCCATCCTCCAGGAGGGTCGGCAAGGTGACGAGACGTCCGCTTTCATCCGGCAGCATGAACGGCGGCATCGGATCTCCCGGACGAGGCGCTGTCTCGCCACCGCCGTTCCCACCCAATCGCGCCACCAGGCGATCGACCGCCTCGCCATAGGCCGGGAAGACCTCGCGGCTGGCATCGGCATAGGCGCGGAGCTGTTCGTTGAGCGTGCCATCCATGTCGCGACAGCGCTGGAAGGCGGCCCTGAGCCGCTCGGCATCGGCTGGCGAGAGAGACGTCATCTTCAGCTCCGGCATTCTTGAGACGAATACTAGTTTCCCGTTCCGGCCGCCCGCAAGGGGCGGCCGCGACTCGGGGCCGATCAGTTGACGTAGAAATTGCCTGTCGGATCCAGCCGGCCCGGCGTGTAGTACAGCGAACCGTTGTCCATGAAGAAGACGGTGTTTTCGGGCACCTTCTTGGCGTTCTTCATCATCGCCTCGTGGTTCTTCTCGGCCGGGGCCATCGCCATCGCCGACATCTTGCCGGGCCCACCATAGACATAGGCCATTCCGGCCTTGAAGTCCCAGGCCGCCTCCGAGAAGGCCGACGTGGCGATCACCGCGAAAGCTGCGGTGGCGATCATGGTCTTGGACAATTTCGTCATGGAATGCTCCTCCGGATTGACGTGAACGCCCGCCGATCGGGCGTGGGCCCATCCGACACCGGCTAGGTCGAAAGCGGAAATGCCGATGCCCAATCGGTTCGATAGCCGCCACGCATCAACATAGCGCTCGGCTATCGCATCGAGAGCAAGCCGGCATTTCAGGAGCGACGCAGCTTTCGCGACACTGCTGGCATAGCCGGCAACCAGCGGGGTTGCGGCCAACACAGGAGACCTCCCATGTCCACGAGCCACACATTGTCGCGCCTGATCTGGCCCGGCCTTGCCATCGTCGGCGCACTCTCGGCGCAGCCCGTGTTCGCCGGCGAATGTCCGGCCGACAAGATCAAGCCGAACGCACAGCAGATGGTCGACTACAAGCCGGTGGGCGTCACCGACGTCACGCTTGGCGCGATCGACCTCGGCAAGCAGCCGGCGCATCTCGAAGGCCGCGAGCTGCGTTTCCGCAAGCTCACCATCGCGCCCGGCGGCATCGTGCCCTGGCACAGCCATGACGATCGCCCTGCCCTGATCTTCGTGCAGCAAGGCGAAATCGTCGAATACGCCTCCAACTGCGTCGATCCGATCGTGCACAAGGCGGGCGACCTTCGCCCGGAAGTGTTTGGCACCTCGCATTGGTGGAAGAACCTCGGCAAGGAGACGGTCGTTCTCTATGTCGGCGACGTCCGCAAGGATCCGCACGATCACAACATGTGACGAGCACGCCGGCCCCGCTTGCTCGTGACGTGGCGCCCGGATGCCTTTCCCCCGCAAGCCGGGTGCCTCTCACTCTTAATAGGAGATGTCGGCTCATGACTGATCTGTCCGCACATATGAAGCCGTCTGCGATGGCGATGCATTCGCCCGGGCAGGCGCTTCGCTCGCTCGTGATCGGGCTGACCGCATTCCTGACTGTCGTCGATCTGTTCGCGACGCAGGCGATCCTGCCCTCGCTGACGCGCCATTACGGCGTCACGCCCGCGGCGATGGGCTTCGCCGTCAATGCCAGCACGTTCGGCATGGCGGTCGCCGGGCTTGTCGTGGGTCTCTTCAGCCCACACATCAATCGCCGCACCGGCATTCTGCTTAGCCTGATGCTTCTGGCGATCCCGACCAGCCTGCTCGCGGTCGCGCCTAATCTTGCTGTGTTCACCGCGCTCCGGGTCGTCCAAGGGCTCTGCATGGCCTCTGCCTTCGCATTGACCCTCGCCTATCTCGGCGAGCAATGCAGCGCGATGGACGCGGGCGCCGCGTTTGCCGCTTACATTACCGGGAACGTCGCCAGCAACCTGGTCGGGCGGCTGATCTCGGCCGCGGTCGCCGATCGCTTCGGGCTTGCCTGGAATTTCTACTTCTTTGCGGCCCTCAATCTTGCCGGTGCCGCGCTGGTCTACTTCAACATCAAGCGTGTCCAGCCGATGGCCACGACGAGGCTGATAGAAGCGCCGTTTGCCGCCATGGTCGCGCATTGGCGCGATCCGCGGCTGCGGGCGGCTTTCGGCATCGGCTTCTGCATCCTGTTCGCCTTTATCGGCACCTTCACATTCGTCAACTTCGTGCTAGTCCGGCCGCCGCTGTCGCTCGGCATGATGGACCTGGGGCTGATCTATTTCGTCTTCCTGCCATCAATCGTGACGACGTTGCTGGCCGGACGGGTCGTATCGCGCCTCGGGATACGTCCGACAATCTGGTGCGCGCTCGCCGTTGCTGGCGTCGGCCTGCCGCTCATGCTCACGCCGCATCTCGGCGAGGTGCTCGCCGGCATGGTCCTGGTCGGCGTAGGCACCTTTTTCGCGCAGGCCGCCGCCACCGGTTTCGTCGGACAGGCGGCAGCCGACAATCGTGGCGTTGCCAGCGGCACCTATCTCGCCTGCTATTTCTGCGGCGGGCTCGTCGGCACAGCCGTGCTCGGCCGCTTGTTCGACGGCTTCGGCTGGCATGCGTGCGTTGCCGGGATCGCGCTCGCCCTCGCGGCCGCGGCCCTGCTCACCTTCGCGTTGAAGCGCTAGCGCTTCGCGGGCACTTCCTGCGGCGGCGGGTCGTCGTCGGCAATCGCCCGCCAGGCCGCGCCGTCGAGATCGTCGTACTGGCCGCTGCGGAGCGACCAGAGGAAGGCGGCAAGGCCGGCGCCTCCGAGCAGCAGCGCCAGCGGCACCAGGTAAACCAGGATCTCCATCACACGATCTCCCGCGAGGCGCTGCGGGCACGCAGCGAATTGAGCATCACCACGATCGACGATCCGCTCATGGCGGCCGCCGCGATCAAGGGCGTGACGACGCCGCTGATCGCGATCGGCACGGCAAGCACATTATAGCCGATCGCAAGCCAGAGATTTTGCCGCATCAGATGCAGTGCCTTGCGCGCGGAATCGATCGCAGCGACGACCGGAGCCAGCGGCCGGCCGAGGAAGACGAGATCGGCGGTGGCCTGGCTGAGATGCGCAGCCGAGATCGGTGACATCGAGACATGGGCGGCCGCCAGCGACGGCGCGTCGTTCATGCCGTCGCCGACCATCAGCACCTTTGCACCGCGCTGCTTCAATTCCTCGATCCGCGCGATCTTGTCGGCCGGCGTGACGCCGGCGCGCCATTCGGCGACGTCGAGCGCGTGAGCCGCTGCGACCACCGCGGGTTCGCGGTCGCCGGAGAGGATCTCGATGCCGATATTGCGGGCCTTCAGCGCCGCGATCACCGCCTGCGCGTCCGGACGCAGGCCCTGGCGCACGGAGAGGATGAACTTATCCTCTCCCCTGCTGAAGGCCACGATGGACGCTTCGGGATCGAGACGGGTCGCGTCGGCGACCAGCGCCTCGGCGCCGCAGAAGGATGGACGGCCGAGGCGAAGCTCGACGCCGTCGGCCACGGCGCGCACGCCCTGCCCGGCCTCTTCGATCGCATTGAGGATCGGTGACTTTGCACCCGCGGCCTGCGCGACCGCGGCGGCGACCGGGTGATGGCTCGACAGTGCAAGGCGACCGGCGAGATCGAAAACATCGGCCGGGATGTCGGCGGCGTTGGTGACGTCGAGATCCGGCAACGTCAACGTGCCGGTCTTGTCGAAGATGACATGGTCGGCTTCGGCCAGCCGCTCGATGGCATCGCCGGAGTTGAGCAGCACGCCCGCCTTGAACATCGCGCCCGAGGCCACCGTCTGCACGGTCGGAATCGCAAGACCGAGCGCGCAGGGACAGGTGATGATCAAGACGGCAACGCCGGTGACAATAGCGTCATGCCAGCTCGCGCCCGCGATGACCCAGCCCAAAATGGTGATGAGCGCGGTCGCATGCACCACCGGCGCATAGAGCCGCGAAGCGCGGTCGGCGAGCCGCATGTAGCGCGAGCGCGCCTGGAGCGCGTTGTCGAGCAGCCGCGTGATCTCGGCAAGCAGCGTTGCTTCCGAAGCCGCCGAAACCCGTACCCGCAACGTGCCGGAGATGTTCATCGAGCCGGCATAGATGGGCGTGCCCTGCTCGGCCGTCACGTAGAGCGTCTCGCCGGTAATCAGGCTCTGGTCGATCTCGGAACGCCCCTCGATCACGCTTCCGTCGACCGCGCAGCGCTCGCCGGGCCTGAGCAGCACGATATCGCCGGGATGGATCGCGGCGACCGGCACCTGCGAGATTTCGTCGGGTCCAACGAATTTGGCCGCAGTCTCCGCCTTCAGCGCCGCAAGGTTGCCGGCAACAGCGCGGGTCCGCCGCCGCATGTTCTGGTCGAGGAAGCGGCCGACGAGCAGGAAGGTGAGCAGCATGATCGCCGCATCGAAATAGGCGTGCTCCGCATGATTGATGGTCTCGACCACGGACATGCCGAGCGCAAGGCACACGCCGATCGAAATCGGCACATCCATGTTGGTGGTCTTGTTCGACAGCGCGCGCCAGGCCGAACGGAAGAACGGCTGGCCGGCATAGGCCGCGGCCGGCAGTGCGATCAGCGCAGACAACCAGTGGAAGAAATCGCGCTGCTCCGGCAGCATGTCCGTGACGTTGCCCGACCACACCGGGATCGACAGCATCATCACGTTCATGGTGGCGAACGCGGCGACGCCGAGGCAGCGCAGCAGGAAGCGGGATTCCGCGACCTCGGTCGCTTCCGCGCTCTGGGTCTCGTAAGGGTAGGCCTTGTAGCCGAGTTCCTCGAGCCGATCGATGAAGCGAGCCGGATCGAGCGTACCCTCTTTCCATTCCAGCGCGACGCGCCGGTCGGTGAGGTTCACCCGCGCCAGCGTGACGTCGGGAATCGCCGACAGACCGCGCTCGATCTTGGCCATGCAGCCGGCGCAATGAACGCCCTCGACCGCCAGGTCGATATGCTGGACGCCTGCGCCCGCGGCGCGGACGTAGTGAGAGAAATCGCGCGTCACCTGCATGGCGTAAACCTCAGTTCAGGATCACGCGGTTGCGCGACAGGAACACGCGCTCGCCCTTGGCGTCACCC encodes:
- a CDS encoding 3-hydroxybutyrate dehydrogenase, which gives rise to MNVPIKTQASASSRVLAGKVALITGSTSGIGLGIARALAAAGADIVLNGLGVVSEIGRTREQIAAEFGVKASYSPADMTRPKSIAEMIAATIAESGRLDILVNNAGIQHVAPLDQFPVEKWDQILAINLSSAFHTTRLALTAMRRNGFGRIVNVASAHGLVGSPFKAAYVAAKHGIVGLTKVTALETAEEGITCNAICPGYVYTPLVEAQIDGQATAHGISRDQVIRDVLLPQQPNKRFATVEELGALTVFLATDAAASITGIALPVDGGWTAH
- a CDS encoding LysR family transcriptional regulator, whose product is MEMHQVRYFLAVAQLLNFTRAAEECNVTQPSLTRAIKQLEAELGGDLFRRERPAAQLTELGQRMHPLLKQCYDAAAGARSLASSFKSGEIGALRIALTHSVDLALLIPHLNEIKRQFNRLEFRFLRGSSRDVGDFLKKGEAELGIAAEIDEAWDRLDTWPLFTEGFELVVSSGHRLAGRSNISVEDLRSEQLLSRTFCEHSGRISASLREHGIDHGHEISSERDLIELVEADIGVAMVPHTSPVPETLTRAAVTGLDARRTVSLYGVAGRQRTAVANAVMRMLRGADWRAVAG
- a CDS encoding peroxiredoxin-like family protein, translating into MTSLSPADAERLRAAFQRCRDMDGTLNEQLRAYADASREVFPAYGEAVDRLVARLGGNGGGETAPRPGDPMPPFMLPDESGRLVTLPTLLEDGPVAVMFFRGHWCPYCRLNVRAVVQALDRIEAMGARIVAIVPETQEYTRQLKVDSAAPFPILTDLDNGYALSLNLAIWLGAEIQNLLSYQDMAKFHGNDGWMLPIPAVFVVGRDGIVKARFVDPDFRKRMEIDDLLAALESASADR
- a CDS encoding cupin domain-containing protein codes for the protein MSTSHTLSRLIWPGLAIVGALSAQPVFAGECPADKIKPNAQQMVDYKPVGVTDVTLGAIDLGKQPAHLEGRELRFRKLTIAPGGIVPWHSHDDRPALIFVQQGEIVEYASNCVDPIVHKAGDLRPEVFGTSHWWKNLGKETVVLYVGDVRKDPHDHNM
- a CDS encoding MFS transporter: MTDLSAHMKPSAMAMHSPGQALRSLVIGLTAFLTVVDLFATQAILPSLTRHYGVTPAAMGFAVNASTFGMAVAGLVVGLFSPHINRRTGILLSLMLLAIPTSLLAVAPNLAVFTALRVVQGLCMASAFALTLAYLGEQCSAMDAGAAFAAYITGNVASNLVGRLISAAVADRFGLAWNFYFFAALNLAGAALVYFNIKRVQPMATTRLIEAPFAAMVAHWRDPRLRAAFGIGFCILFAFIGTFTFVNFVLVRPPLSLGMMDLGLIYFVFLPSIVTTLLAGRVVSRLGIRPTIWCALAVAGVGLPLMLTPHLGEVLAGMVLVGVGTFFAQAAATGFVGQAAADNRGVASGTYLACYFCGGLVGTAVLGRLFDGFGWHACVAGIALALAAAALLTFALKR
- the ccoS gene encoding cbb3-type cytochrome oxidase assembly protein CcoS — protein: MEILVYLVPLALLLGGAGLAAFLWSLRSGQYDDLDGAAWRAIADDDPPPQEVPAKR
- a CDS encoding cation-translocating P-type ATPase, producing MQVTRDFSHYVRAAGAGVQHIDLAVEGVHCAGCMAKIERGLSAIPDVTLARVNLTDRRVALEWKEGTLDPARFIDRLEELGYKAYPYETQSAEATEVAESRFLLRCLGVAAFATMNVMMLSIPVWSGNVTDMLPEQRDFFHWLSALIALPAAAYAGQPFFRSAWRALSNKTTNMDVPISIGVCLALGMSVVETINHAEHAYFDAAIMLLTFLLVGRFLDQNMRRRTRAVAGNLAALKAETAAKFVGPDEISQVPVAAIHPGDIVLLRPGERCAVDGSVIEGRSEIDQSLITGETLYVTAEQGTPIYAGSMNISGTLRVRVSAASEATLLAEITRLLDNALQARSRYMRLADRASRLYAPVVHATALITILGWVIAGASWHDAIVTGVAVLIITCPCALGLAIPTVQTVASGAMFKAGVLLNSGDAIERLAEADHVIFDKTGTLTLPDLDVTNAADIPADVFDLAGRLALSSHHPVAAAVAQAAGAKSPILNAIEEAGQGVRAVADGVELRLGRPSFCGAEALVADATRLDPEASIVAFSRGEDKFILSVRQGLRPDAQAVIAALKARNIGIEILSGDREPAVVAAAHALDVAEWRAGVTPADKIARIEELKQRGAKVLMVGDGMNDAPSLAAAHVSMSPISAAHLSQATADLVFLGRPLAPVVAAIDSARKALHLMRQNLWLAIGYNVLAVPIAISGVVTPLIAAAAMSGSSIVVMLNSLRARSASREIV